The following coding sequences are from one Frigoribacterium sp. Leaf415 window:
- a CDS encoding type II secretion system F family protein, with product MAGAVAYAYKGRDGAGKVVKGKVDASSEGAVITRLRTMGVQPISISEAGAGTGLQREVSIPGLGDRAVKMKDIAVMSRQMATMIGSGLSLLRTLTILADQVDNKRLAKIMADVRDDVETGVSFSDAVGKHDKDFPPLMINMIKAGETGGFLDKALESTAENFEKEVALRSTIKSAMTYPVVVLVMSLLAVVIMLLFIVPIFQDMFTNLGGQLPLPTMMLVYASRAMPYVVPAGIVVGIAFSIWWRTNKNSVRVRAFLDPLKLRLPVFGPLFRKIAIARFSRNFSNMIGAGVPILTALRIVGEVSGNYVLEEALVKVAESVRQGESIAGPLTESGVFPSMVTQMISVGEDSGSLQTMLEKVADFYDQEVKSTTESLTALIEPLLIAFLGVVVGGMIVALYLPIFQITSLIK from the coding sequence ATGGCCGGGGCAGTCGCCTACGCCTACAAGGGGCGTGACGGGGCCGGCAAGGTCGTCAAGGGCAAGGTCGACGCGTCGAGCGAGGGCGCGGTCATCACGCGCCTCCGCACGATGGGCGTGCAGCCGATCTCGATCAGCGAGGCGGGCGCCGGCACCGGCCTGCAGCGCGAGGTGTCGATCCCCGGGCTCGGCGACCGTGCGGTCAAGATGAAGGACATCGCGGTCATGTCGCGCCAGATGGCGACCATGATCGGTTCGGGGCTGTCGCTGCTGCGCACCCTGACGATCCTCGCCGACCAGGTCGACAACAAGCGGCTGGCCAAGATCATGGCCGACGTGCGCGACGACGTCGAGACCGGCGTTTCGTTCTCGGACGCGGTCGGCAAGCACGACAAGGACTTCCCGCCGCTGATGATCAACATGATCAAGGCGGGCGAGACCGGCGGGTTCCTCGACAAGGCGCTCGAGTCGACGGCCGAGAACTTCGAGAAGGAGGTGGCGCTGCGGTCGACGATCAAGTCGGCCATGACCTACCCGGTCGTCGTGCTCGTGATGTCGCTCCTCGCGGTCGTCATCATGCTGCTGTTCATCGTCCCCATCTTCCAGGACATGTTCACGAACCTCGGCGGGCAGCTGCCGTTGCCGACGATGATGCTCGTCTACGCGTCGCGGGCGATGCCGTACGTGGTGCCGGCCGGCATCGTCGTGGGCATCGCGTTCTCGATCTGGTGGCGGACGAACAAGAACTCGGTCAGGGTGCGGGCGTTCCTCGACCCGCTCAAGCTGAGGCTGCCCGTCTTCGGGCCCCTGTTCCGCAAGATCGCGATCGCGCGGTTCAGTCGCAACTTCTCGAACATGATCGGGGCCGGCGTGCCCATCCTCACGGCGCTGCGCATCGTGGGCGAGGTGTCGGGCAACTACGTCCTCGAGGAGGCGCTGGTCAAGGTGGCCGAGTCGGTGCGGCAGGGCGAGTCCATCGCCGGACCGTTGACCGAGTCGGGGGTCTTCCCGTCGATGGTCACGCAGATGATCTCGGTCGGTGAGGACTCGGGCTCGCTGCAGACCATGCTCGAGAAGGTCGCGGACTTCTACGACCAAGAGGTCAAGTCGACGACCGAGTCGCTCACGGCCCTGATCGAGCCCCTGCTGATCGCCTTCCTGGGCGTCGTCGTCGGCGGAATGATCGTGGCGCTCTACCTGCCCATCTTCCAGATCACGTCGCTGATCAAGTAA